One Rhea pennata isolate bPtePen1 chromosome 3, bPtePen1.pri, whole genome shotgun sequence DNA segment encodes these proteins:
- the LOC134137938 gene encoding elongin-A-like → MAEGRSAARRVQQLQARLGGAQEPREIIKALKGLQDLDITLDILVETGIGKTVNSFRKHATAGNVAKSLVKQWKKLIPPESESSHRGKNQNTEKEKHETKSSISKENKLSEKSKASVLASKSSPTSKKLKKEHIHVEKKHRSRDFESQKECDSKECSSSGSKHDSQGTNPKVKKSSFKETASANSKKRSEKQHTVVANKDLSHLKEKTSKAASKQRNPKHVRKPKQKLAMRKNAELPSDEEFEPPAMSFESYLNYDQVTNKRKRKACSTSKQPKKLSEQKNSSSLTQKTSKFPRAKEEENVQKCEDEQSETPSKKAKMASLQDLLNTPLPKFLPGISVSSPPYAAEFKAPVIEAPQQVSETVQFTGRRLNNKMQVYSGSKTVCLSKMLTLYEQCIRVLQNNIDSLHEVGGVPFEILEPVLTRCTPEQLFRIEESNPTFTEESDHLWKKHCQRDFKNEGLLEYESWREMYLRLFNQREEKLKMLTKNILSAQSEKPKGRQVKMAYINSAAKPPRNIRRQQEIHGTAGSVTQLHPIEKYKTRIPEIRDRNNTSSNLNSVSNSGSSSSSGVTQDGKKPIKRLAPIMRKTLKAFKNRVGRR, encoded by the exons ATGGCGGaggggcggagcgcggcgcgcagggtgcagcagctgcaggcgCGCCTCGGCGGCGCGCAGGAGCCCCGAGAG ATTATAAAAGCACTTAAGGGACTACAGGATTTGGATATAACATTGGATATTCTGGTG GAAACTGGCATAGGCAAAACAGTTAACAGTTTCAGGAAACATGCCACTGCAGGGAATGTAGCTAAATCCCTGgtaaagcaatggaaaaaactTATTCCTCCAGAAAGTGAAAG TAGTCACAGAGGCAAAAaccaaaatactgaaaaagagaaacatgagACAAAATCTTCCATTTCCAAGGAGAATAAGCTGTCAGAGAAGTCCAAAGCATCTGTACTGGCCTCCAAAAGCTCTCCCACTTCTAAAAAGTTGAAAAAGGAACATattcatgtggaaaaaaaacacagaagtagaGATTTTGAGTCTCAAAAAGAATGTGATAGTAAAGAGTGTAGCAGCAGTGGTTCTAAGCATGATTCCCAGGGTACCAAtcctaaagttaaaaaaagtagttttaaagaGACAGCctctgcaaacagcaaaaaacGTTCAGAGAAGCAGCATACTGTTGTAGCCAATAAAGACTTATCTCACCTAAAGGAAAAGACTAGTAAAGCAGCTTCCAAACAGAGAAATCCTAAGCATGTCAGGAAACCAAAACAAAAGCTTGCCATgagaaaaaatgctgaattacCTAGTGACGAGGAATTTGAGCCCCCTGCTATGTCTTTTGAATCTTATCTTAATTATGATCAGGttacaaataaaagaaagaggaaggctTGTTCTACAAGTAAACAGCCAAAGAAGCTCAGTGAACAGAAGAACAGCAGCTCATTAACAcaaaagacttcaaaatttCCTCGtgcaaaagaagaagaaaatgtacaaaaatgTGAGGATGAGCAGTCAGAAACTCCTAGTAAAAAG GCCAAGATGGCATCTCTCCAAGATCTCCTTAATACTCCACTGCCTAAATTTCTGCCAGGCATCTCAGTCTCTTCTCCCCCATATGCTGCTGAATTTAAAG CACCTGTTATAGAAGCACCCCAGCAAGTGAGTGAGACAGTTCAATTCACAGGACGGAGACTGAacaataaaatgcaagtttaCTCTGGCTCTAAAACTGTCTGTCTTTCAAAGATGCTTACACTGTATGAACAGTGCATCCGTGTGCTTCAAAATAATATTGATT CACTCCATGAAGTAGGAGGCGTACCCTTTGAAATTCTTGAGCCTGTGCTAACGCGTTGCACACCAGAGCAATTGTTTCGAATAGAGGAAAGTAATCCG ACATTCACAGAAGAGTCGGACCATTTGTGGAAGAAACACTGTCAGagggattttaaaaatgagggCCTCCTGGAATACGAATCTTGGCGTGAAATGTACTTGAGGCTTTTCaatcagagagaagaaaaactgaagatgcTTACAAAAAACATTCTCTCAGCTCAGTCTGAGAAACCAAAAG GTCGTCAAGTAAAAATGGCTTACATTAATAGTGCAGCAAAGCCACCCAGGAACATTCGCCGGCAACAAGAAATCCATGGGACAGCAGGGTCTGTCACTCAACTTCATCCCATAGAGAAGTACAA aacaagaatTCCAGAAATCAGAGACAGAAATAACACTTCATCAAATCTAAACTCTGTTAGCAacagtggaagctccagctcAAGTGGAGTGACTCAAGATGGGAAGAAGCctataaaaa GACTTGCACCAATTATGAGGAAAACTTTGAAAGCATTCAAGAATAGAGTTGGACGACGATAA